TCTGTAGCTACCGAGCGGAGGTCTGCCAGGCTCAGTGCAGAGGTTGTATGCAGGTCCGGTGAGGGAGGACTGCGGCTCCCGTCCCTCAGCATGTCTCGAGTGGATGGCTGGATGCGCGTGTCTCGTGTGAGGAGGCCTGAGACGCCATCATGGCTCCCTGAGACCGTGTTCAGAATATCTCCAGTATTTGATGGCTGATCTGTGTGTCTTGGTCTCTGGGGGAGCGGGAACGTGTTGCTGAGGCACTCCGATGCGTACTTTCCATTTTGGATCCGCGGTGGGGCTATTTTAGTCAGGTATCTGGACCTCGGGGAACAGGAGCTCTGAGATTACGCATCCATCTTAGAACGGAGCCAAGCCACAGCCCCTCCCATCTGCTTTTTTAACTAGTGCTAAtcagtctatatgtcctatgacatcacactgtcCTTACAGcttctcctcccaatgtccctccatctggaATAAGAGAAacttatgacatcacactgacctcccAGCTCCTCATCCCAATGTTCctccatctggcttttttttttactgatgctcttaggatgtaaAGGACgtacccaggaacaatgatttggttttcacaggagcctcatatagagggcccctcaaatctccccatccaaatgtccctctatccagagcagggtggatttgatttaaatcactagtaaaaaggtttgattttaataataatttttaaagagcaactgtcatctctgttccGCAGCGCCCCTtctttgacccgctgttgacttACCGACAGTCCTAtttactttaatgggacggctagtGATGCGGCAGTGATAACAAGGTAAGGGACGTGGCAGCAgctggtgagtggatgcccgctaacagccatgatggatctgaaatgtcAGGTGCTCTTTacatgtaaggactcattcttgctggtagttagaatctttaatatttgcaaacaaaatgaaggtttcctatttagaataataagctgtcaggttagtaaaacagaaaTATCAGacctgattcaatcatacagtttgtagtgtacatatatttgcaaaacaatgggataaaggaatattcctgaactttgttttatctaatggttactgtaaaattgtgtgaatgcatcaatgcagtgcatgttacctcagcttgcacagcttggattcattgaaaaacgtgaatattgcagaatatacagcctcattctacatacctaagctccatttcatgctgaataaactaaattattaatgtatcttaaccacttaaggaccagcctcgttttggattttagatgtttacatgtttaaaacagttttttttgctagaaaattactcagaacccccaaacatatattgtttttttttctaacaccctagagaataaaatgacagtcaatgcaatacttttttttgcaccatatttgcgcagcggtcttataagcacactttttttggaaaaaaatcacttttttgaataaaaaaataagacaacagtaaagtttttttttatattgtgaaatataatgttacgccaagtaaattgatacccaacatgtcatgcttcaaatttgcgcccgctcgtggaatggcataaaacttttaccctcaaaaatctccataggcgacgtttaaaaaattctacaggttgcatgttttgcgttagaggaggtctagggctagaattattgctctcgctctaccggtcgcagcgatacctcacatgtgtggtttgaccaccgttttcatatgcgggcgctactcacgtatgcgttcgcttctgcgcgcaagctcgtcgggacggggggttttgaaaaaacattttttgatttttttaatttattttacatgattttatttatttttacagtttaaaaaaaaattgtgtcacttttttattcctattacaaggaatgtaaacatcacttgcaatagaaaaaagcatgacaagtcctcttaaatgtgagatctggggtcaaaaagacctcagatctcatatttacattaaaatgcaataaaaaaaaaaaaagtaatttaaaaaaatgacattgaaaaaaatgtgcctttaagatgtatgggcggaagtgaggttttgacgtcgcttccgcccagtagtgtcatggagacgagtgggcgccattttAGCCTCGCTCGTCTCTaggcacagcacggagaaggacgtgatcgcctctgccgctaccgaccgctccggtaagcggcggagggcaccggatcgtggcgaatccgccgcagagaccacttttatcttaaagctgaCCGCcgcactgctgccataacaacgatatctgccgccaaagtttggacgtacatcggcgtgcggcggtcggcaagtggttaaaaagaaaactatctttagatagatttttactccaaaagcattttattaaaatacattttatcaacataaaaaaaatgatttaaataagacctcattttaataaataaaatctgattattttgattatttaaaaaaaaaatcattgatttgtatCCACCCTGATctgagtctatatgtcctatgacagcacattgacctcacagctcctcctcctaatGTACCtctacctgtttttttttctggtgctcttaggatgtgggtggacccttggcatcctcactagCAAAGTGTTGGTCCTGTGTTGTATGTAATGATGTCAGAACAcctgcaacaagcttttaacctgcatagtgtgggggtcctgtgtgggtaaattatacctcagtcTGAAGTGAGGCTTTAATATAATGGACTCCTGAAtgatgaggtgaggaggattctgggaatattatttgattttactatttgtgttcagatctagagttttcctcctgtgaagtctggagatcatatgaccatcacattgcctccacctccctccctgatagaatagagaaatacaaagaagattctagaagtcaccagagagatcatggaggagaggtgagcggtgctgggaattctgggacattatccagtaacagacaagggatgtgtctggatggtgactgtatcattgtgtgtgtcaggttcctataaggtgtcaggatgtcactgtctatttctccatggaggagtgggagtatttagaaggacacaaggatctctacaaggacgtcatgatggacaatcagccgcccctcacatcaccgggtaagaggagactttattgtaaaggagagagcagtacggagggtccacctagatcccccatcatctgataaacacatagaaacaatgtattcagtcagtgtgtgtgtttcctacagatggatccagtaatgggaacccaccagagagatgtccccgtcctctgtattcccgggattccacacatgaagatcacaccatccctcaccatcatcaggtagatgagggacaatcactgatagtatcattaggatctgtacattatctgcattgttacaattgatgtcatttttattctatattcagagtggaaacctgagatattctaaagttgaggttaaagaagagttaaaagaggaggatgatgagaatGGGGTgatggagtcatccagctacagaaacccaccagacagatgtccccgtcctctgtattcccgggattccacacaggaaggtcacaccatccctcaccatcatcaggtagacgattgacaattattggtagttatgataaATACACAGCAtgattgttacaatgaatgttttattatatattcagagtggaaacctcggggatgataatattgttgtcaaagaagagtataaagaggaggatgaggagtatggagtgatggaggagatttcagaaggacacaaagatatgatggagccacccaataccaggaacccaccagacagATGTCCTCATCCTCTATATTCCCggaattccacacaggaagatcacaccatccctcactgttacaaggttggtgggatggagcatctagaacatggactcctAGAGAtgatatgtggattttttatgtgatgtcataATAAAAAATCTTATAGTTTATGGATGATATtcactttcattttctttctttagagtggagatccaatcgatatagaatttgaagtgaaagcagaagaagaagaaaggtGTGTAagagatgatcagcagtctatggaggagtaTGGAATaatggggacatttatagaggaggacaatcctacagagatcagcacaggtgggtgattaacactaaatacattcctccacccatactgctcactgacggtccagagtagggcaaggactgggtgataatcttccttctctctgCTGCAAACAaattatgtatctagactggattcaTGGAggttctggggttcagctggcagcaaaatgttgatttttcACAATACAGTTTGCTCTACCTAGCTTTGGGTCTTCTGCATCATGACCAGGTCTAGCATGATGTCTGGCAGAgcaattctcccagggttacttgctctgttgtctgctggttgtgccgggtggagggatatgtctgtatagtctaagacccaagtcactgagtgcagtctcaggagacgGGAgacagcggtgtgggacctctgcaactcgTCTCAAGTAAACATTTAGGCTttcactgattactgaataccaatattatcagtcctgacccttacactatataatttatattgtacattacatactcctgacccctgcactatatactctatgttgtacattacatcattatGATACTATACAGTCCTATCtgctgtatcttatacaatatgttgtacattacatagtcctgacttctgctctctcccctctacccactgctatatatacaaaTAATATGTATTCTTATTTGTTACACCCATTTtgtaccagctggacattttatatctgatgatatgattggagcacagacttttacatgttgataatcaTGTGCTAAAATGTTCAAACTTTGGgacccttaaacagaaagtgataatgagggagaaGTCAATAATCCAATGATGGTGgccttcaggatcagtccagtcttcatcttggttgttctccccccatcctcactctctgacctttggtggggctcagccccgctgttattcatgactaaatcatggactaaataaggaagtgcagtacttcttgtgttgggaagatggtaatgagtgatagaggggatGGGGACACTCTttctataatcccctcatcactgtcactcctataaaagacagttctcgttgtttcctcactctctgactaaggtccatgaataaagaaatgaactggtaggagatcagaggacccatttactagttaccttgaagggggaattgtaagatccacagagacaaagctgtctgatgtgggtggagtcctggtttaggggaaccaatctgctcatgtctattaataatctttttatttctattttagtagaagGACggaagatgaggaaaacctcagaggattgtctcactttgtctccaggctgtaaagtagaagatgaggacattccacagtatagtccaggagaaaacccggctacctcaaatgtccatccggcaccacacagtgtagatggaccatcgtattcctcttatcctgaggaacctcagactgtgagggacggtgccgtccttccaacagataagaagttttcCTGTattgagtgcgggaagtgttttggtTCTAAATCCAACCTTAAAGTGCATATAAGAtcccacacaggagagaagccgtatttctgtcttgagtgtgggaaatgtttttcagaaaagtCAAGTCTAAAccaacatcaaagatctcacacgggggaaaagccatattcctgtcctgagtgcagaaaatgtttttcaaggaaattTAGTCTTTCcatgcatcagagatctcacacaggggagaagccgtattcctgtcctgagtgcgggaaatgtttttcatacaaGTCCCATCTTAacgcacatcagaggtctcacacgggggaaaagccatattcctgtcttgagtgtgagaaatgtttttcaaagaagtcccatctttacagacatcagagatctcacacaggggagaagccgtattcctgtcctgagtgcgggaaatgtttttcactcaagtcccatctttacacacatcaaagatcgcacacaggggagaagccatattcctgtcctgagtgcgggaaaagtttttcacGGATGTCtattctttacaaacatcagagatcccacacaggggagaaacctTATGCCTgtactgagtgcaggaaatgtttttcaaggaagtccattctttacacacatcaaagatctcacacgggagagaagccatattcctgtattgaatgcgggaaatgtttttcacagaagtcccatctttacagacatcagagatctcacactggggagaagccgtattcctgtcctgagtgtgggaaatgtttttcacagaagtccagtcttaacACACATCAGAATTCTCATACAgggaagccactttcctgtcctgagtgagggaattgttcctcactgaagtcctgtctttctGTACATTAGGGATCCCACACAAgtcttgaggtgtattagtgctttgagtgcgggaaatgtcttctatatgaatgttgctggacatgtgggtaagatgcacaccttgatatacacctcagatatacttcATGGCTGATTtttatcatgtaagaaacagttcataaggagatcagagatcaccaaagacatggatgaagtgttgtcctgtgttggccattgatagcagtagaaaaataaaaatggagtcattgccTTTCATTGGCTgcgtacattttgtggtgtaaacacttagaggtctatttaaaaaaaaaaaaaaaaatagttgaatgaATGTGACCGGCATTCATCAAGCTGTGATGAGTTTTGGCCATGTTTTATTTCCTATGATGAttggctccacctagtggccataatgttatATTGCACTATTTTTACATGTggaggtatttcagaaaaaattatacattgtcagcaccatctagtgcccataatCGTGGAAAATCAATTTGTTAAttatccacttcagctctggaaaggttttacccccttcatgaccaaagaATTTAttgttattcagcactgcactactttaactggtgagatatagttgttggaccattaacagatctttttaatcaatatcttctaacaggagaagttccccatgatTGGCGGACACCTAATATTGTAGCTATCCACAacaagggcagcaaggtagaagctggcaattccaagccagtgagtttaacatctgttgtagtcaggggtgggcaggagagggGACTGCCCTGGGCGCATTTTTATACTGCAGGGTGCCACCATTCTGACTAtgtggctgacaggagtagtgacagtagCATCAACACTCCTGTCAGCCAAGTGCTGGGAGTAGCAGGGAGAGCAGCAGAGATATGggaggctgtgctctctctcttcccctcctgtaTTCAGAAGCCAGCAGTGGTAATCACAGGAATACAGGAGCTGTACTATAAGGAGGGGTGAGCACAGCCGCCACAGTCCAGTGctggagcatgagaggaggagagagacgagATGGGGTGGGGTGGGGCGGAGTTCTCTCTCCCTCTAGCTCCTCTCTCCTGTCAGTGTCTGTACAAACAGCTGCCAGCTTCTATATACATGAGAGATCGGGACTGTGTGGCATTTGCTTACTCCCCCACCTGCGTTCTTCTGTTGTTTTACCCCCTGCCCCACCCACCAATTCCCCACCGGCAGCAGAATTTGCAGCTAATCctaatttattattatacaggatttatatagtgccaacagtttgccgagcgctttacaatataaagggcaacaatacaattcaatacaagacggttaggagggccctgctcctggaagctcacaatctaatagggaggggctggtgaaacaaaaggtagtaactgtgagggatgaactgatgagggaagtagaagatttggttgttagctgaaggcaggatggGCCTTCCTGAAGAGATACtatttcagggattgtctaaaagtggacagagtagaagataaccggacagattggggtagtgagttccagaggatgggagaggctctggagataagcatgggaggaggagacaagggagatagagagcaggaggtctcggGAGGAGCGGacaggacagtttgggtgatatttggagatgtAGCTCGGGGCTGAGttgttgtaaatggctttgtatgttattgttagtgtattgTTAGTGTactgccagtggagggattggcagagaggggtggaggatactgaatgaaggccagtggagggattggcagagggggtggAGGATAATGAATGAAGAACAGAGAgtagtggagggattgacagagaggggtgaaaGATACTAAATGAAGGTCagtggagtgattggcagagaggggtggaggatactgaatgaagaccagtggagggattggcagagagggctgGAGGACACTGAATAAAGACCAGTGggggaattggcagagaggggtggaggatactgaatgaaggccagtggagggattggcagggaggggtggaggatactgaatgaaggccagtggagggattggcagggaggggcgGAGGATACTAAATGAAGGtctgtggagggattggcagagaggggtggaggatactgaatgaaggtcagtggagtgattggcagagaggatTGGGGGATACTGAATGaagggcagagaggggtggaggatactgaatgaaggtcagtggagggattggcagagaggggtggtggatactgaatgaaggccagtggacggattggcagagaggggtggtggatactgaatgaaggccagtggacggattggcagagaggggtggtggataCTGaatgaaagccagtggagggattggcagagagggctggaggacactgaacgaatgccagtggagggatttgcagagagTGGTGGTGGATACTGAATGGCTGGTAAGGtcgatgagtctggcagcggcattcatgataaactgaagaggggatagcctgcggagaggtaggccaatgaggagggagctacaatagtcaaggcgagacagaacaagggagtgaataagttgcttagtggtgtcaaccagtggcggcccgtccatagggggcgcccgggcgctgccccccctgCTGTagtcacacaaaaaaaattaaaaaaataaaaaacggcccctttaagaaaaaaatgatttaaaaaatgtcctataactaagtgcactgtgttcgggcgctggacacagtgcactatgagaagcgccacgtcaatcacgagattgcagacgcggcgcttcattggaGGGGTTTAGAGATGCTTTGCAGTGCAATCGATCACGCCGCCCAGCATCCGCTCGGCGGGCTACTTTGCCTTTGCGGGTagtggggccattgatatgccagaaagtgtttaagaaacatttttaaaataaatattttatttaaactgaaataatatgtccttttgatttactgcttgtgtttcttttagctgtctcctaggttctccaataagcttttattttttgacatttcattcaatagtgcaaacgtaatttatttgatacatgaggtgacaatttcttcttcagcgaactattattatgttgtgggtctgtctgctacacacacacaccttgtttttgttgttaatgtatgtaatgcattactgttaaaaatatatataattttcagcaccatgaatgaattttgcagagtcatgaaaatggcatgattgtggcaaattataaagcactgttggagttatttaataaaggaaattccactttgcactacaagtacactgcaaaagtgcacttaaaagggcacttgtagtgcaaagtgaatttgcctttaggaaataacccacattgtcactgtaaacaacaacttactccaaaaatgctattgagcattgaaagaagaagccacacattgttgagtctttaaatttttactctgtgcacattcacatgtgcgttagaaaagggtttttgaacaaaccaacatattttaggaataaaatttttggtatagacagtacaaatagccttttttgtgttaaacgggcatgtttaaccggttcaataccgggcaatttcacccccttccttcccaggccaatttttagttttcagcactgtcgcattttaaacgtcaattgcgcggtcgtgcgacgttgtacccaaaagaaattgacgtcctttttttcactacaaatagagcttttttttggtggtatttgatcgcctctgcggtttttattttttgcgctataaacaaaagaagagcgacaattttgaaaaaaacacaatattttttactttttgctataataaatatcccaattttttttttttaaaacacattttttcctcagtttttggccgatacgtattcttctacatatttttggtaaaaaaaaaatcgcaataaccatatattgattggtttgcgcaaaagttatagcgtctacaaaatacgggatagatttatggcatttttaaaaaaaatatatttttaattttttttagcggcgatcgcgattttttttgatgactgcgacattatggcggacacatcggacacttttgacacatttttgggaccaatcacatttatacagcgatcaatgctataaaattgcattgattactgtgtaaatgtgacaggcagtgaaggggttaaccactagggggcggggaggggttaagtatgtttcctagggaatgattctaactgaagggggaggggacgcactaggg
This is a stretch of genomic DNA from Aquarana catesbeiana isolate 2022-GZ unplaced genomic scaffold, ASM4218655v1 unanchor233, whole genome shotgun sequence. It encodes these proteins:
- the LOC141121843 gene encoding uncharacterized protein isoform X3, whose amino-acid sequence is MSGTDRKFRVRGESGGSREETLFEEAVEERNPHMTSSIKMEEDRSHMTERMLNLTLEIIYLLTGERFPLVKSGDHMTIKVPPCDSLKPERHNMQKILEVTKKMMELLTGEVPIRCQDVTVYFSMEEWEYLEGHKDLYKDVMMDNQQNLSFVKNVRKEFPWNETILNFTLEILSLMTGENCTVIMKKSTENDTRRSSHMTTRSSRIRNPITLTRPPSLIPTRHKTQKILEVTKKIMELLTREVPIRCQDVTVYFSMEDWEYLEGHKDLYKDVMMDNQPPLTSPDGSSNGNPPERCPRPLYSRDSTHEDHTIPHHHQSGNLGDDNIVVKEEYKEEDEEYGVMEEISEGHKDMMEPPNTRNPPDRCPHPLYSRNSTQEDHTIPHCYKSGDPIDIEFEVKAEEEERCVRDDQQSMEEYGIMGTFIEEDNPTEISTVEGRKMRKTSEDCLTLSPGCKVEDEDIPQYSPGENPATSNVHPAPHSVDGPSYSSYPEEPQTVRDGAVLPTDKKFSCIECGKCFGSKSNLKVHIRSHTGEKPYFCLECGKCFSEKSSLNQHQRSHTGEKPYSCPECRKCFSRKFSLSMHQRSHTGEKPYSCPECGKCFSYKSHLNAHQRSHTGEKPYSCLECEKCFSKKSHLYRHQRSHTGEKPYSCPECGKCFSLKSHLYTHQRSHTGEKPYSCPECGKSFSRMSILYKHQRSHTGEKPYACTECRKCFSRKSILYTHQRSHTGEKPYSCIECGKCFSQKSHLYRHQRSHTGEKPYSCPECGKCFSQKSSLNTHQNSHTGKPLSCPE
- the LOC141121843 gene encoding uncharacterized protein isoform X1, with product MSGTDRKFRVRGESGGSREETLFEEAVEERNPHMTSSIKMEEDRSHMTERMLNLTLEIIYLLTGERFPLVKSGDHMTIKVPPCDSLKPERHNMQKILEVTKKMMELLTGEVPIRCQDVTVYFSMEEWEYLEGHKDLYKDVMMDNQQNLSFVKNVRKEFPWNETILNFTLEILSLMTGENCTVIMKKSTENDTRRSSHMTTRSSRIRNPITLTRPPSLIPTRHKTQKILEVTKKIMELLTREVPIRCQDVTVYFSMEDWEYLEGHKDLYKDVMMDNQPPLTSPDGSSNGNPPERCPRPLYSRDSTHEDHTIPHHHQSGNLRYSKVEVKEELKEEDDENGVMESSSYRNPPDRCPRPLYSRDSTQEGHTIPHHHQSGNLGDDNIVVKEEYKEEDEEYGVMEEISEGHKDMMEPPNTRNPPDRCPHPLYSRNSTQEDHTIPHCYKSGDPIDIEFEVKAEEEERCVRDDQQSMEEYGIMGTFIEEDNPTEISTVEGRKMRKTSEDCLTLSPGCKVEDEDIPQYSPGENPATSNVHPAPHSVDGPSYSSYPEEPQTVRDGAVLPTDKKFSCIECGKCFGSKSNLKVHIRSHTGEKPYFCLECGKCFSEKSSLNQHQRSHTGEKPYSCPECRKCFSRKFSLSMHQRSHTGEKPYSCPECGKCFSYKSHLNAHQRSHTGEKPYSCLECEKCFSKKSHLYRHQRSHTGEKPYSCPECGKCFSLKSHLYTHQRSHTGEKPYSCPECGKSFSRMSILYKHQRSHTGEKPYACTECRKCFSRKSILYTHQRSHTGEKPYSCIECGKCFSQKSHLYRHQRSHTGEKPYSCPECGKCFSQKSSLNTHQNSHTGKPLSCPE
- the LOC141121843 gene encoding uncharacterized protein isoform X2, which gives rise to MTSSIKMEEDRSHMTERMLNLTLEIIYLLTGERFPLVKSGDHMTIKVPPCDSLKPERHNMQKILEVTKKMMELLTGEVPIRCQDVTVYFSMEEWEYLEGHKDLYKDVMMDNQQNLSFVKNVRKEFPWNETILNFTLEILSLMTGENCTVIMKKSTENDTRRSSHMTTRSSRIRNPITLTRPPSLIPTRHKTQKILEVTKKIMELLTREVPIRCQDVTVYFSMEDWEYLEGHKDLYKDVMMDNQPPLTSPDGSSNGNPPERCPRPLYSRDSTHEDHTIPHHHQSGNLRYSKVEVKEELKEEDDENGVMESSSYRNPPDRCPRPLYSRDSTQEGHTIPHHHQSGNLGDDNIVVKEEYKEEDEEYGVMEEISEGHKDMMEPPNTRNPPDRCPHPLYSRNSTQEDHTIPHCYKSGDPIDIEFEVKAEEEERCVRDDQQSMEEYGIMGTFIEEDNPTEISTVEGRKMRKTSEDCLTLSPGCKVEDEDIPQYSPGENPATSNVHPAPHSVDGPSYSSYPEEPQTVRDGAVLPTDKKFSCIECGKCFGSKSNLKVHIRSHTGEKPYFCLECGKCFSEKSSLNQHQRSHTGEKPYSCPECRKCFSRKFSLSMHQRSHTGEKPYSCPECGKCFSYKSHLNAHQRSHTGEKPYSCLECEKCFSKKSHLYRHQRSHTGEKPYSCPECGKCFSLKSHLYTHQRSHTGEKPYSCPECGKSFSRMSILYKHQRSHTGEKPYACTECRKCFSRKSILYTHQRSHTGEKPYSCIECGKCFSQKSHLYRHQRSHTGEKPYSCPECGKCFSQKSSLNTHQNSHTGKPLSCPE